Part of the Candidatus Methanogranum gryphiswaldense genome, AGCAGAATATCTGAGAATCAATCCTTTGCTGTAAAGGCGAGAAGAGAAGGAACACAACCCTACACTAGCATGGATGTGGGAAGAGAGGCAGGTTCAGCGATATACGAGACCAATAAAGAAAAAAACATCAGGGTAGATCTTAGCAAACCGGATGTAAAAATATACATTGAGGTTCGGGACAATAAAACATACATTTTCGATTCATACATACAATGCCACGCTGGACTACCACTTGGAAGCCAAGGTAATGTAATGGCGGAAGTTAACGATGACCGTGGAGTCCTTTCTGCTTGGTTGATGATGAAACGTGGATGCAAGGTTTTCATAAGAGGCGATGCAGACGTATCTTTACTCAAGAACTACGACCCCAAGCTTAAGATCCTGAACGATCGTCCTAATGATCCAAAAAGCATACTTGGATTTGTTAAGGGTACCGACATCGATACAATACGCTCTATCGACACTTCCAAGTATGATTTACCTATATTCTTCCCGACCATCGGAATGAACGATGAAGATGTAAAGATCTATCTGGACAAATTGGTAGCAGAATGCGAATGAAATAAAATCTTACTTAATTCTTAGAAGTATGTAATTTTAAACTGTTTTTTCGGACGGGAAAAAATTTCTCCCGTCCGAGGATCTTACTTATCAAACTCTCAATTGTTTAGGCTTTCCAACCGCAGTGATCTTGACCTGTGTTTCCAAAATTATATCCCTCATTGTATCTGTACCAAGAGAATATTTCTTTTCTTTGAACTCGGACGATATGCATATATCTTCTGCACCAGACCTCTCAGCAGCTAAAAAGACGTATTCCTCTCCTTTTTCCTTTGCAAATCTGGTACCTTCCAAATAACTATCGAAATCGAATTTACCAAATTTGGTGAACACGGTGCATGGTGTCACCTCAGGGTCTCCATCCGAAAGAGGTTTGATCAATATGTCAAGGCTCTCAGATATCCCACCGGTTATCGCACCCAATGCATTTCCTACTTCTGAACACTCAGGTATTATCAAATCGGTATGGAATCTCTTTGCCACATCGGGCAGATATGCACCGACAGGAGCACCTATGCCGATTATAGGTTTGTTCAAAACAATAGAACATGCAAAATCTGGACCTGATCCATTCAAAACTGCTTTTGATATCAAAGATTCTGCGGTCTTATCGATCTCTTCTGTTCCCACATCCTCTATCAACAGTTTCTTCATGAGCTCAATGCAGAGTTTATCGATTATCTGTCCTTTGACCTTCTTTATGAATTCCTCTGAGGTTATCCTTAGTTTTGCTGCCTGATATGCAACACCCAAAACAGATGCGGCCCTATCATACTGGACATAACTGTTCTCTGCGTGCAACAGATCTGTTGGTGTTAGCCCGACCCTCTGTATTATCCTCTGCTCTTCCAACCTTACAACATTGAAAGATAAAGGTTGAATTCCAAATTGTTCACTTGCCTCTCTGAGCGAACGCGGTCCATCCTTAAGGAATTCAAGGAATTTCAGATCATTATCTGATATGCTCCTGCCCGAATAATCCTTTGTCAGGACGAAGAATTCGATATCCTGTACGATGTTGCTTACCTCTACAGACTCTGGTGAAGGACGGGATGGCTTCTCTGATACTACCTTGAGATGATCGGTTATACTTGGCCATTTGGAAGCTGCTATGCACAAGGGTATTACACGTATGGGCGTAAGTATAACCCTGTTACCATTGACAACTATGCGACTATCCCCTCCGATACCTGAAGTAGATATCTCAGCAGCCATCACACGTGTCCTCACACCACTTATAAGAGCGCCTTCCTTTTCTAGTCTGGGCACGCCGTTTCTCAATATGCCTATATCTGTGGTCGTCCCACCTATGTCCATTATTATCGCATCTTCTTTGCCTGTGAGCCTTTTTGCACCTATTAGACTTGCAGCAGGACCTGAAAGAATGGTCTCTATTGGCCTCTCTGCAGCTGTATCCACATTCATGACAGAACCGTCCCCTTTAACTATCATCAAAGGGGCTTTGATATCATTCTCAAGCAGAACCTTGTTGACTGATGCTATCAACTCTTTTATTATAGGTATCAAACGCGAATTCATTACTGAAGTAACTGTACGTTCATTGAACCCTAAAGTGGATGAAAGTTCATGACCACAGACCACAGGTACGTCTAATATCTCTTGCGCAAGTTCCTTTACACGTTTTTCGTGCTCTGGATTCCTGACACTGAGATATCCTGTGATGGCCAACCCATCCACCTTTCCTTTGATCGATCTCAGGAACTCTTCAGCCGCCTTCTCATCCAAAGGTTCAGTCTCAGTTCCTGACATGTTATGTCTTCCCTTGATGCACGTGTGAAGATCGACATTTATAAGATTATCAGGCTTACGATCTATGCATATCAATCCTACTCTGCACCCCTTACCCTCAACAATAGAATTTGTTGCCAGTGTTGATGATAGAGACACGATTGATATCTCCTTGAACAGTTTCTTATCGAAATTAGATATCGCATTCCTTATTCCGATTGAAAGATCTTCCCTTGTTGTCAACGCCTTTGATTTGCTTACAATTATGTCTGTATCAAAGTTCACAAGAACGGCATCCGTATATGTGCCGCCTGTATCAAATCCTAATCCGTAACTCATCTACATCACCTGTTAGCTTTTACACCTAGATCGCTGTTCCTCTCAGAGACAATTTTGCATATATGATCTGCAATCGACCTCTGTTGAGCCTCATTCTGTATGTCTGGAAATTCTCCGATTGGGAATTCATTGTCGCATTTATTGCATCTAACTTTGGGGCATCCCTTTGCTGCCTCTGAGCACCCTTGGCATGCAAACGTCCTTGCATAAACTAATGAGAACCTAAATCCGCAGAATGGACAGTCAAACTTTCTGACTGATGCGGTTGTATTGTATGAGAAGTCTTGAGCCCTCATCGATTCGTAATATCCATTTGTCATCTGTATCCCTTTACCAATTGCGTCGGGGTATCCACATTTATCACGGATTACCCCGACTAATATGTTTGAAATGTTTTCATGTAACCCGTTCAATCGAGTCTTCCATATTTTTCCACAGTTTTGACCACTGCTTCGATGTTTTCCAATTTTGTATTTATGTCAGGGGGTACCTCACAACCAGATGCGATACAGTACCTGGAATTCAGTCCACGTTTGCATAGAGCGGTCTTGACCTCTTGACATAGATCTTTTGTTACCTTCGTTATTGTTTCAACGGACCCTCTACGGAATAATTGAGGATCGATATTACCTGCAACGAGACAATTGTCCGCATATCCTGAACCGATAACCTCTGAAGCAGTTAACGATCCCTCGATATCCGGATAGTAGGCCATTGAATAAATCGCAGGCTTGAACTTATTGATCTGGGTATCGAGATGTGGAAGGTCCGCGCAATTGTGTATGGCAACAGCCATTCCATTATCCCTCGTCTCCTGGTTCAACCTCTTTGCATATACATCGCCTTCAAACTCTCCGTACTCATCGTCACCCAAACAAGAATAATTACCCCAGAGATAGTCCCAGCATAATCCATTAACGCCGGTCTGTCCGATCTCTTTAACGATCTCTGAATCAAACTCTGTCATTACTTTGAGTGCCTTATGAACAGGTGCAGGATCTGTGAACATATCCATGAATAATCTTTCCGCACTGGCACTCTGTGACAATGCAAGTAGAGGTCCTTCCAGGAATGCAGATGTCACTACCTTACCATTCAACTTGTCCGCGATTATCCTTGTGCCCTCGATTATCACTCTGGATCTTCCTTTTTTTACATCAGGAACCTCGAGTTTCTCATAATCTTCGATAGATTTTATGATCGGTCTGTTCACATAAGGTGTGTTCTCCTCATCGAATTTCACGCCTGCTCCAAGATCTCCAGCCATTACTGAAAGGTCCATCAAACCAATAGCGAAATCAAATCCGAAACGTTTCTGTCCCTGAATAAATGCCTCAGCATACAGCTTTGGATCGCTGGCCCATTCTCTGTATGTAACACCATTTTTACCAATAAGCTTCCTATTTACACCACATGCTATTGGATATGTTGGTAATCTGTCGATTTTTTCATTATTGATTGCACCGAGTGCTCTCTGTGCATGTGTTATTTCTGTCATTGCTGAACCCTCTTTAACCAAGATACACAATCTTGTGCGTTGATGTCTCTGTGGTCTGCACCTATCTCTTCCGCAAACGAATTCGATGTCGGAGGCCCTCCGATAGTGACCTTACATTTACTACGATATCCGTTCTCTTTCAATGCGTCCACTGTCACACCCATGTAATCCAATGTAGGGGTCATGATAGTACTAAGAGCGATCACATTTATTCCAAGCCTCTTTGCTTCATCAGCGATCAATTCTGATGGGACGTCTTTTCCTAGATCGGTAACATAATAACCGCCAGCTGTCAACATTGCTTTAACAATGTTTTTACCGATATCATGAACATCTCCCTCTACGACCGCGGTTATGCATGTTTTTCTGCTGACACGATCTTCCACTGGAATAGCAGGAAGAAGGACATCGAGTCCAGCATACATGCTCTTAGCCGCAGCTAATATCTGAGGAAGGAACAATTTATGAGCCGCGAATAATTCGCTCACAATTGACATTCCTCTTACCAATCCATCATTTATGGCTTCAACTGGATCTATTTCCTCTTCAAGTGCTCTCTCAGCCGCAGCTTTGGAACGGACCCAATTCAATTCCACAACGGAATCAGTCAATTCTCCAATTATTTTTTCCTTTGACATTTACTTTCCTCGATCTTTTTTTATTATTTTTCGACACATTCGTGAATTCAATGTTTAAATAAAGTTCATATTATTCATATGACCCAGATAAACAAAATGGACAATGTCCATTAAGAATTCAAGGACCTATGTATCAGTCAACTGATCACATTCTCAAAGACCCATTTTTATGAGTGATTGAGATATTCTTCGATTCGATCAGTATCAAATTAATTCTCGATACATGAATAACGACAAACACCGATGTTCTTACAACAGAAACTAAAATGCTGTTTTAATTCCACGGATACGTAATATTTTCCACTCTGGATCTTTATTTTTTTTACCATGTTATACACCTTATCGAGAGCTATTGGTCCTCTATGCTTTCGCAATATAATGTATCAATTGTTAATATTAATAAACAATTGTTAAATATATTCATTAAAGAATATAATTAGAATTATTAAGGAAAATTTTACTAAGAATAAAGTAAAATAATTAAAAATATGACAACATTTAAGAAAAAAAGAATTATATTAATTCAAATTAATTTACAAAAAATAATAATATCCAGTAAAAATAATATTTATATTTTTAATTAAAATTTGATAAATAATAAGATGATAAAAAAAAATATTCTTATATTGTCATAAAAACAAGTAATATCCTAATTGAATTGCAAAAATAATCATAGTAAACCTATATGATACCTATAAATAATAAGTTCTAAGATATATCTATTATATAGGTCATATTGACCTTAATAATTTAAACTGGTGGCAAATTTGAAAATATCAACTAAAGGAAGATATGCATTACGTATGATACTTGACCTAGCCGAACACAAAGATCAAGGATTCATTGCGTTAAAGGATATAGCTGAAAGACAAGAGATATCAAAAAAGTATTTAGAACAGATAGTGCCACTTCTCAATAATTCTAATATGCTAAAGACAAATCGCGGATATCAAGGAGGATATATGCTAGCTAGATCCCCAGATAAATATACGGTCTGGGACATACTTAGTCTTACAGAAGGAAGCATGACCTTGGTATCATGCCTTGATACTCCAGACAACACTTGCCCACGCAGCGAATACTGTATGACCCTACCTGTTTGGAAGGGCTTGAACAAAGTGATCTCCGATTATCTAAAAAGTGTCACAATACAAGATATATTGGATCAATACAAAAACCGTGAAATTAACGTCTACATCATATGATAATAATGTGACAGGGATCATCCTGTCACATCTCATCAAATATAAAGATTTTTACTGATGTAACGATCCCCACGATCGGGGAATACTACAACAATGTTCCCTTTATGAATTGTTCTTGCGAGTTCCAATGCAGCATACATTGCTGCACCTGAAGAAGATCCAGCAAACACACCTTCACGTCTAGCAAGTTCACGGCACATACCAAACGATTGTTCATCGTTGATCTTTATTACTTGATCTACCAAAGACATATCCATTGTTTTTGCAATAAAATCGTTTCCAATACCTTCGATATCATAATCTCCGTGTTCTCCTCCCCCAATCGTAGAACCGACAGGATCTGCGAGGACACCTTTGATATTCTTATTTTTCTCTTTAAGATACTTAAGAACTCCGGAATAGGTTCCACCACTACCTGCCCCAGCTACCAAATAATCTATTTGTCCATCAAGATCCTCATAGATTTCTGGACCTGTTGTCTCATAATGGGCAAGAGGATTGCTCATGTTATTGAATTGTTCCAAGGATATAGAATTAGGATGTACTTTCCTTAATTCATCTGCCTTTTTTGTCGCTCCTTGCATACCGTCCTCACGAGGCGTATTTATTATCTCTGCACCCAAGGCACGCATCAAAACTTGTTTTTCCATTGAGAACTTAAGAGGTACAACAAAAATAACATGATATCCGCGATTCAATGCTGCAAATGCTATACCTATTCCTGTGTTCCCAGCTGTTGCCTCTATTATTGTATATCCTGGTTTCAAAGACCCTTTTTTCTCTGCATCCTTGATCATATAGATTCCTACACGATCTTTGACACTGCCAGCAGGATTGGATAACTCCAATTTGGCAAATATGTTCACCCCGTCTGGAACGTCCATATTATTTAATTTCAGAAGGGGGGTGTGCCCTATCATATCCTGCATAGAATTGTAATAATGCATCAAGATCACTTCTTGCTGAGATATATCGCATTCTGAAGATCAGAAGTAATGTCTCCAATGTTCTCTATTCCAACAGATAAACGGATCAACCCCTCAGTTATCCCTACCTTCTGACGTATGTCATATGGGATAGATGCATGGGTCATGCTTGCTGGATGGCAGATCAAGGATTCAACACCACCAAGACTTTCAGCAAGTGCGATTAATTCGAGTGAAGAGAAGAATTTTTTAACATCGTAATTCTCTTTTAACTCAAAGGACAGCATTGCCCCTCCGTTCTTGGCCTGTTTTTTATTTATATCGTAGCCATGAAAATCTGGACTTCCTGGATAGAACACTTTCTCCACGGCATCATTGGATCTTAGGAATTCCACAACTGCCTTTGCATTCTCCACATGACGGTCCATACGAACAGCCAGGGTCTTGATCCCTCTTATGAGTAGAAAAGAATCGAATGGTTGAAGTATGCCGCCTGTTGCATTCTGTATGAAATGTATACGGTCTGCCAATTCTTTCGAATTTACAACCACTAGGCCAGCGATTAGATCGCTATGGCCTCCGAGATATTTCGTTGCACTGTGTACTACAATATCTGCTCCGAGATCCAAAGGACGCTGAAGATAAGGTGTCATGAACGTATTGTCGACAATTGTGTATATTCCATGCTTCTTTGTTATTTCAGATACTCCTTTTATGTCTGTAATTGACATTAGAGGATTTGCTGGACTCTCGATGAATATGGCTTTTACATCAGGACCTATCTTCTTATCCAAAGATTTGAGGTCCGTTGTATCTTCGATCGAGTATTTTATTCCAAAATTAAGGAATATCTTATCCAATACACGAAATGTCCCACCGTAAACATTACTGGATATTATTATCCTGTCTCCAGATTTGAATAGACTTAAAACCGCAGTTATGGCGGCCATGCCTGATGCGAATGCAAAACCCGCGGTACCGTTCTCGAGTTCCGATATTAATGATTCTAATGCGTCTCTCGTAGGGTTCCCGGTTCTCGAATACTCATATCCTTTATTGATCCCGAGACCCTGTTGTTGATACGTTGATGTCTGATATATCGGAACATTCACCGCACCTGTTCTCTCATCTCCGCTAATGCCTCCATGAATTAACGCAGACTCGATGTGTGTATGGTTGCTCATTGCATTATCTCCATTAATGCATACAAAACATATCTATTTAATATGTATTGTTGAACAACAATTCTATCAATTATTTTTTTTATCCTCCATGGTAAAATACAAGACTTTTTGTCTTACATTCAAAATAAAAAACACGTTAGTTGGTTGTATAAAATAAAATAACAGTACCATATTCTAGGAATATGCATAATTTTGCTCACGGAATAGATAAAAAACATCTGTTGATACTATTCGTGGCAATATTCGTAGCCCTTATTGACGGAATGGATGGAAGTATCGTAAACATCGCTCTTCCAACCTTAGCGGCTGAAATGGGCACAGATACAGGAACGATATCTTGGGTTACCGTATCGTACTTTATGATGCTGGCGGGAACAATACTTCTTTTCGGAAGAATAGCCAATAATAATGCAGTAAAGACAATATTGATCCTTGGACTCATCTTGTTCACTGTAAGTTCTCTGTTCTGTGGATTATCTGATTCCATCTCAATGATCCTTATCTCAAGGATATTGCAAGGTACAGGTGCAGCAATGATGAGCGCTGCAATGCCGATGATGTGCGTGAGATATCTGCCAGCAAATAAGTTAGGCCTTGCACTCGGCGCCATGACATTAGGTTGCTCGATCGGTTATGCTACTGGACCTGCCCTAGGCGGATTCATAATAGATGCATTGTCCTGGCATTGGGTATTTTTTATTAACATACCAATAGCGATCATCGTGTTGCCAATAATACTATTGGCAATACCAAAAGATGCTCCCAGAATTAAAAAACATATAGATCTGGCAGGAGCCCTGGCCTTCCTTCTCATGATCGTATTCGGAATATATGCACTTCAAAGATTCTGTTACGAAGGGGAATTCATAACATCAATGATAGCGGCAATACTTTTCGCCGTAATGATAGGAGCATTCATTTATCTAGAACTTAGAAGAAAGAATCCTCTTCTTAACGTGCGTGTTTTTAAAAATAGGGATTTCAACTTTGTTTTTATTTCATTCCTTATTGTTAACCTCGTATACATGGGAATATTGTATCTTATACCGTTCTACCTAGAGATCAACTTGAATTTATCTTCATCCATGAGCGGAGTCTACCTGCTAATACCATCGATCGTGACACTGATATTTGTCGTTCCTTTCTCAAGAAAATCTGATTTCATAGGAAGAAGGATATTCAGCATCATTTCTTGTTTTTTATTATTGCTTGCCTGTGTTTTTTGGGCCATATTCTCACCTTACAAAGAGGTGATACCGCTGATCATTGCTTTGATTCTAATGGGGCTTACATGGGCCACATGCGGAGGTGCTATGGCAAGTCGCATTGTTGAAAAAACTGTCAATGAAAGTCGTGAAATAGGATCATCTTTGATGAGCGAGGCCATCTACATCGGATGTGCTGTTGGCACAGCACTTTACGCAATGATGTTCGTGCTCTATACCGGTTCAGGAAATACTGATTTTAAAGACCTTCCACCAGATACATTCCTTGACGGTTTTGTCTTTACACTAATCATATCTATTGTACTCTGTATCGCAGCATTGGTAATGTCTGCAGTAGTAAGAGACAACAAAGAATGATGAAAAGCTATTTTTATTGTCATTTATACAACATAATACTGTATCATCTTAAGTATAAACAATCTAAATAATCCACAATCATAAATATGATTTACTAATCGATTAATTGAATAAAAGTACATTTCAAGAAAAATTGAAATATAAGATTAGCCCTTCAATACCTGTTAAGGATTAAAATGGCCCTAAATATTCTCTTTGATGCCCTGAACAGCGGATTGGAATACGTGATAAGCTATCTAGCTGAACATGTGATCACATGTCTGATCCCAGCATTCTTTATTGCCGGAGCCATCGCTGCATTAATCAAAAAAGACTCAGTGATAAAATATCTTGGACCTAAAGTATCAAAATACAAATCCTATTCTGTAGCATCTGTTTCAGGTACTCTATTGGCAGTGTGCAGTTGTACGATACTACCGCTCTTTGCTGGCATATATAAAAAAGGTGCAGGTTTAGGGCCTGCGATCACTTTCCTATTTGCTGGCCCAGCCATAAATGTATTGGCCATCATCTACACCGCACAGGTACTAGGTTTTAATATCGGAGTGGCCAGAGCTGTAGCTGCCATTTCTCTATCCATAGTGGTTGGACTTATAATGGCGTTCCTTTTCAAAAAAAGCGAAAAGGAAAAAGAAGAAAGTATAGGGCCAGATCCATTCTCGGTTTCAGACGAATCTGTACCAAGACCTAAATGGGTGATACCAATATTCTTTGCGTTACTTGTAGGCATATTGATCTTTGGAGCGTCGTCCTTGGATTGGATGATCAAACTACCGATCGTATACATATTCACGATATTGATAGCTGTGATATTGATCTATTATTTCACAAGAGACCAGGTCACAGAATGGGGAACAGAAACATGGATGCTCACAAAGAAGATATTCCCCATATTGATAATTGGAACATTTATTGTTGGAGTGTTTGCTTATTTTGTTCCTCCGGAAACATTTGCCCCTTATCTCGGTAGCAACAGTTTAGGCTCCACTTTCCTTGCCTCTTTGATAGGCGCCGTAATTTACATGCCGACCTTGATGGAGGTCCCGATAATCGGGGGTGTTTTCGGATACACAACCGGTGCCATGGCTAGTGGACCGGCGTTGGCACTTTTGCTCAGCGGACCGACAACCAGTCTGCCATCAATAGCCGTATTGTACAAAATAATAGGACTGAAAAAAACCCTTACTTACTGGATACTCGTGGTCATCATGGCTACCATTGCAGGAATGATATATGGGGCCATAACATAATCAAAATTTATATCTAAAAATATTATAAATTAATAGCAATGTATGTATATATGTACATATATACAATTATTATGAACCTAATAAATGCAAAGTTCTTCAAAGCTTTAGGAGACGAAACCAGATTGAATATTGTAGGTTATCTGCTAAAGAAAGATTATTGCGCATGTAATTTTGATAAGATCAGCGATAAGGATCAGACCACCATCTCTAGACATCTTAAGATACTTACAGAAGCAGGTATAATTAAGAACACAAAACATGGCAGGAACAATATTTACAGCATAAATGATGAAGAAATGAGATCCCTCCTTCTAAAGATCGGAATTGAAGAATTGGACTGCGACTGCGATTGTATTGTAAATGACAGAGAACAGTTCGTCAAAGAATCTGTAAAGGAAAGATATGGTAAGATCGCAGTATCAGACGTCCCATGTGGTTGTGGAAACAGCTGCTGTAGCGATTCGTATGATCCCATGAAACTTTCCGCATCCGTAGGATATTCTGAGGATGAGTTAAAGGTCCTACCCGGGTCCAATCTAGGACTAGGATGCGGGAATCCTGGAGCGCTAGGCAATATCAAAGAAGGCCACATTGTCCTTGATCTCGGCAGCGGGGCAGGCATGGATGCATTCCTCGCAGCCCGTCGTGTTGGAAATTCAGGTAAGGTCATTGGTGTTGATTTTACACCAGAGATGATTAAAAAGGCCGAACGTAATGCAAAAGAAAATGGTATTACCAACGTAGAATTCAGATATGGGGATATTGAAAAACTCCCTGTTGATGACAACTCGATCGACATCATACTTAGCAACTGTGTCATAAATCTTGTACCAAATAAACTGAACGTCTTCAAGGAAGCGTACAGGGTCTTGAAAGATAACGGCAAAATGTACATCTCTGACATGGTCCTATTAGAAGAACTCACTGAAGAACAAAGAAACGACAAGGACCTTATCACAGGGTGTGTTGGCGGGGCCATCCTTAAAAATGATTATCTGAACCTGATAAAACAAGCAGGATTCCACCTAGATAACATTTTAGAAGACAAAAAAATAAGTAAGGTACAATATCAAGGTCTCCCAGTAGAAAGCTTGAAGGTCGTTGCCAATAAAATTTAAAAACCTTTTTACAAACTATTTAATTGATCAGAATTCCAAAATGATATGAACCCTATTTGATCGGCGATCACAACGCACGATATGACATATAATGATAAAAATTTATTAAATATCAAAGCAGAACTTGTTTTTCTGCTTTGAATTTAATTTAAAATTTGGATCTGCAACAAGATCATTTGATACAACCGCATTTGACATTCCCAGCGATGAGATCTTGCCAATCTTTAAGGACGTCATGTGTCCAACAGTCATCAGCACCCGCTGATTCACGCATCACCAATGCCAATATGTAATTCAATTCCTTGACTGTAGCTCCTGCTTCTAAGGCACCCTTGAAATGCTTTCTCACACATGGTGCGCTCCTGGACTTTATGGACAATGCAAAACATATGAACTGGTAAGTTTTTTCGTCAATAGATCTTTTTTCACGATACATATCATCCATATCGTCCAACATCTCTGTGAATTCAGGAAAGAACTCCTCCAACATTCTTGTCATTTTTTCTCACCTTTGCTTATCAGTTCCACGATTTCCTGTGTACTAAGGACCTTGCCCACAGATACTATATCCTTGCCTATCACTAGAGCAGGCGTGACCATAACGCCATATCTAGCTATCTCGTTGATGTCTGTTACGTGGCCGACCTCAAAATCCTTTCCAGATAGCTTGACTGCTTCTTTAGCATTGGATTCCAACTGTTTACATTTCAAACATCCGGTTCCAAGCACTTTCACATAGGCATCATCATTTGCATGACCTTCACATCTACCCTCGTTCTTTCTACTGAATAATCCCATTTACATACACTCTCCGATTGATTGCTACTGACTTTAAAGAATAAAAATGTGTACTGAGACCACGCAGTCTACTTTATTAGATGTTAACTTAAAATTGATCTTGATGTCAGAGCAATTCGCCTTTCTCATCCACGAAAACAATGTCGTTCCTTTCGATCTTCTTGACCATATTTTTTGAAAGCATCCCCATTTCCAACCAAGCCGCGTTCATGACACCTGTTGGAACGAGACAGGTCAAAGACATATCTCCCCTCATATCTCTGGTATTCACCTTACTGGCCTCCAGATCTGTTATATCTACTATTGATAATGTTTTCAAACGTTCCCCATAGGCTTTTACCTTGGGACAATCCGATTCGATCGATATGTCAATGTCTCCGTCCTCCCGCATATTAGTTGTGATCCTATGTGTTTTTCCACAAACTCTCATGTTTACAATTACATTGGCCATATCTCAAACCCCCATCTTAAGATCTGAATTCAATAATTCCTTGACCTTGCCTTCAATCAAAGTAATGACTTCCACGTATTTTTGATCGGAGATGCCTTTGGGATCTGGAATATTCCATGCAACTCTTCTTTTGCACGGCATATACGGACAAGTTACACCGCAACCCATTGTGACCACAACATCCACGGGAGGCAGATCGGATATCAGTTTTGGGAATTGCTTATCGGTCATTTGAATTCCGAATATCTCCTTCAAATGACGCACAGCATCCGGATCGATGCATTCTGAAGGTTCTGATCCTGCAGAATAACATGTAAAACTTCCATCTGATAACGAATTGCCGATCGCCTCGGCTATTTGGCTTCTGCAGGAATTGTGTACGCAGATGAATGCTATCTTCATATTGATCTGTCCAATTAATTGAAAAAAGTTCAATCTTTATACTCACCCAATGTCAAATACGCCGGAAGTTCGAAACCACTTTTTGGACC contains:
- a CDS encoding Rrf2 family transcriptional regulator; translated protein: MILDLAEHKDQGFIALKDIAERQEISKKYLEQIVPLLNNSNMLKTNRGYQGGYMLARSPDKYTVWDILSLTEGSMTLVSCLDTPDNTCPRSEYCMTLPVWKGLNKVISDYLKSVTIQDILDQYKNREINVYII
- a CDS encoding cobalamin-dependent protein (Presence of a B(12) (cobalamin)-binding domain implies dependence on cobalamin itself, in one of its several forms, or in some unusual lineages, dependence on a cobalamin-like analog.); the encoded protein is MSKEKIIGELTDSVVELNWVRSKAAAERALEEEIDPVEAINDGLVRGMSIVSELFAAHKLFLPQILAAAKSMYAGLDVLLPAIPVEDRVSRKTCITAVVEGDVHDIGKNIVKAMLTAGGYYVTDLGKDVPSELIADEAKRLGINVIALSTIMTPTLDYMGVTVDALKENGYRSKCKVTIGGPPTSNSFAEEIGADHRDINAQDCVSWLKRVQQ
- a CDS encoding uroporphyrinogen decarboxylase family protein, which codes for MTEITHAQRALGAINNEKIDRLPTYPIACGVNRKLIGKNGVTYREWASDPKLYAEAFIQGQKRFGFDFAIGLMDLSVMAGDLGAGVKFDEENTPYVNRPIIKSIEDYEKLEVPDVKKGRSRVIIEGTRIIADKLNGKVVTSAFLEGPLLALSQSASAERLFMDMFTDPAPVHKALKVMTEFDSEIVKEIGQTGVNGLCWDYLWGNYSCLGDDEYGEFEGDVYAKRLNQETRDNGMAVAIHNCADLPHLDTQINKFKPAIYSMAYYPDIEGSLTASEVIGSGYADNCLVAGNIDPQLFRRGSVETITKVTKDLCQEVKTALCKRGLNSRYCIASGCEVPPDINTKLENIEAVVKTVEKYGRLD
- a CDS encoding cysteine synthase family protein, encoding MHYYNSMQDMIGHTPLLKLNNMDVPDGVNIFAKLELSNPAGSVKDRVGIYMIKDAEKKGSLKPGYTIIEATAGNTGIGIAFAALNRGYHVIFVVPLKFSMEKQVLMRALGAEIINTPREDGMQGATKKADELRKVHPNSISLEQFNNMSNPLAHYETTGPEIYEDLDGQIDYLVAGAGSGGTYSGVLKYLKEKNKNIKGVLADPVGSTIGGGEHGDYDIEGIGNDFIAKTMDMSLVDQVIKINDEQSFGMCRELARREGVFAGSSSGAAMYAALELARTIHKGNIVVVFPDRGDRYISKNLYI
- a CDS encoding hydantoinase/oxoprolinase family protein yields the protein MSYGLGFDTGGTYTDAVLVNFDTDIIVSKSKALTTREDLSIGIRNAISNFDKKLFKEISIVSLSSTLATNSIVEGKGCRVGLICIDRKPDNLINVDLHTCIKGRHNMSGTETEPLDEKAAEEFLRSIKGKVDGLAITGYLSVRNPEHEKRVKELAQEILDVPVVCGHELSSTLGFNERTVTSVMNSRLIPIIKELIASVNKVLLENDIKAPLMIVKGDGSVMNVDTAAERPIETILSGPAASLIGAKRLTGKEDAIIMDIGGTTTDIGILRNGVPRLEKEGALISGVRTRVMAAEISTSGIGGDSRIVVNGNRVILTPIRVIPLCIAASKWPSITDHLKVVSEKPSRPSPESVEVSNIVQDIEFFVLTKDYSGRSISDNDLKFLEFLKDGPRSLREASEQFGIQPLSFNVVRLEEQRIIQRVGLTPTDLLHAENSYVQYDRAASVLGVAYQAAKLRITSEEFIKKVKGQIIDKLCIELMKKLLIEDVGTEEIDKTAESLISKAVLNGSGPDFACSIVLNKPIIGIGAPVGAYLPDVAKRFHTDLIIPECSEVGNALGAITGGISESLDILIKPLSDGDPEVTPCTVFTKFGKFDFDSYLEGTRFAKEKGEEYVFLAAERSGAEDICISSEFKEKKYSLGTDTMRDIILETQVKITAVGKPKQLRV